The following proteins are encoded in a genomic region of Phaeodactylum tricornutum CCAP 1055/1 chromosome 1, whole genome shotgun sequence:
- a CDS encoding predicted protein has protein sequence MPRQIRTCVVCQRRFLAPTLHITHCAACLAVQNSPTVSMETSSRRHLDLPKDGTPPEFQVDDAPASECKEETGRSSRPAKRPKAAGELTVNARTLSNEYLNPSCISFQQRTQTMQPIHLDHVDQVQTVDKEASVEKIDDSDDEEMGSEAGDELRCIQIVDLLSDCIDENDEPDSEDEWAEDVPLHALVPANPRLPLGMKPTKSKNPLTTHVKPELMSGDGSKALRPVNDDGDGFDEDYCRIINTFSNDKNGDADTSMTCMMCGKSLQHLKTGIKGRLTHIKRCSKKYGVTARDIRLDDDHEVFAMNQKSALSPTTKLAARSVSITNPYKQPSEWHCDSNRDLDDDRLSRSGTASSSENTLVVGTGGIPQRSAFGVLLAGARRAAKVAQISATKKTEKQRARGGWRNGNGRQYQVHYSARSCPLYKKITGTDFVCDGFHYARSSLTQNYFLTHFHSDHYGGISKAWNAGTIYCSFSTANLVNQQLGVDRKFLHPLPMMTPIVVASRGKPVTVTLLDANHCPGAVMFLFEVGNRRLLHVGDFRWNREIMQAQGPLRPFFDRTQNLDEIFLDTTYCDPKYSLPDQQEAIKETVKVAIEQVGLSKRNKDRTLMLFGAYTIGKERIYLSVAEKLGLKVFVDSRRYRILKALEWPSESIAMLTTRPEETILVSYSNGRYTGIKSDFCTDI, from the coding sequence ATGCCACGACAAATTCGCACCTGTGTTGTGTGTCAACGACGATTTTTGGCTCCCACTCTGCACATAACGCATTGTGCTGCCTGTCTCGCCGTACAAAATAGTCCCACAGTCTCCATGGAGACTAGTTCTAGACGGCATCTGGATCTTCCGAAGGATGGAACTCCACCGGAGTTCCAAGTTGATGACGCACCGGCTAGTGAATGCAAAGAGGAGACGGGACGATCATCTCGGCCCGCAAAGCGTCCGAAAGCGGCTGGtgaactgacagtgaatgcaaGAACGCTATCGAATGAGTATCTGAATCCTTCTTGTATTTCCTTTCAACAACGAACGCAGACTATGCAACCGATCCATCTAGATCACGTTGACCAAGTACAAACCGTCGATAAGGAAGCTTCTGTCGAGAAAATtgacgacagtgacgacgaggaaatgGGCAGCGAAGCCGGAGACGAACTTCGATGCATACAAATCGTGGATCTGTTGAGCGATTGTATTGACGAAAATGATGAACCTGATTCCGAGGATGAATGGGCGGAAGACGTACCTCTTCACGCTCTGGTACCCGCCAACCCACGTTTACCGCTCGGCATGAAACCAACGAAGTCCAAGAATCCATTGACAACGCATGTAAAGCCAGAGCTGATGTCAGGCGATGGAAGTAAAGCGTTACGACCAGTAAACGATGATGGCGATGGTTTTGACGAGGATTACTGCCGGATCATCAATACTTTCAGTAACGACAAAAACGGCGATGCTGACACTTCCATGACCTGTATGATGTGTGGCAAATCTCTGCAGCACCTCAAGACAGGCATCAAAGGTCGTCTTACTCATATCAAACGGTGTTCCAAAAAGTACGGCGTCACGGCGCGAGACATTCGGctggacgacgaccacgaaGTTTTTGCCATGAACCAAAAGTCTGCCTTATCACCAACGACAAAACTCGCAGCTCGGTCTGTTAGTATAACAAACCCCTATAAACAGCCCAGTGAGTGGCACTGTGATTCGAATAGagatttggacgacgacAGATTGTCTCGATCGGGAACAGCCTCGTCATCCGAAAACACTTTGGTCGTCGGTACCGGTGGTATCCCTCAGCGTTCTGCTTTCGGAGTGCTGTTGGCTGGTGCCCGGCGTGCTGCCAAGGTAGCTCAAATTTCTGCTACGAAAAAGACAGAAAAGCAGAGAGCTAGAGGAGGGTGGCGCAACGGAAATGGTCGACAGTATCAAGTTCACTACTCCGCCAGATCATGTCCGCTGTACAAGAAGATCACTGGCACTGACTTTGTCTGCGACGGTTTCCATTATGCACGCAGTTCCTTGACGCAGAATTATTTTCTCACTCATTTTCACAGTGATCATTACGGAGGAATTTCGAAGGCATGGAACGCTGGTACCATCTATTGCTCATTCTCGACAGCCAACCTTGTAAACCAGCAACTCGGTGTAGATCGCAAGTTTTTGCATCCCCTTCCCATGATGACTCCTATCGTCGTTGCGAGTCGGGGAAAACCTGTTACTGTCACTTTACTGGATGCCAATCACTGTCCCGGGGCCGTCATGTTTTTGTTCGAGGTGGGGAATAGACGGCTTTTGCACGTGGGAGACTTTCGATGGAATCGTGAAATCATGCAAGCCCAAGGTCCACTACGACCATTTTTCGACCGCACTCAAAACCTCGACGAGATTTTTCTTGACACAACTTACTGTGATCCCAAGTACTCTTTACCAGATCAGCAGGAGGCTATTAAGGAAACTGTAAAAGTTGCAATCGAACAAGTGGGACTTTCGAAACGCAATAAAGATCGCACGCTCATGCTATTCGGTGCTTACACCATCGGCAAAGAGCGCATTTATCTTTCCGTTGCAGAAAAGCTCGGGCTTAAGGTTTTTGTTGACAGTCGTCGATATCGAATATTAAAAGCACTAGAATGGCCATCGGAATCTATCGCTATGTTAACCACGCGACCTGAGGAAACAATACTGGTCAGTTATTCAAATGGACGATACACTGGGATTAAGTCCGATTTCTGTACTGATATCTGA
- a CDS encoding predicted protein: MSSVAAAPETSTAAGNPGDSANLPRDDSPNTVSDENPDTPEPERSDEGTIVYDIMAAGFASIQSRQQKYQDMDESARVKQEKQAINNCAVVSFVDPSSSPGNFVAASGKQIPGNVSLELYKKVEVILQRDYASRLTYVQYQHFRSGANGMIESLPIRPILSLGGLALTTNAPWDDTSSTTLDPQDPTEWHNAPYCHIYLAGCESLEDYRNKVKPSLKAFVSQLNALAIEQKKASGSESPSSRKENTSHYVIVFVPTGSNMDETLRPAARVGAALSRFSARSRKVTSSAGSEMQAESAHSGGADSSDMGSEPDLETMELGSQQVSSIANHLSKVDREIARRFVLDFPHGKICTLSTLIAEGHDEVDDRRKLEWSAFMKAMGSSIAEGFAERCRRYDEYLRKVDSERALSSQKAKTGKGFDLTHFFLVKESYAISYEQMQLVSEALLQYNELRAFIPDIKSTEIQNSKDNPATSNREMKLLENYALAGRPLAFRRMFRTHLELDAVAPVLEQYVFSREVALLFKIGDPVAVVERSLAFVNAMFQFKGRQVAACDGEEQHLRRIDTERWAFGFCWDLKRASQNLLVLDSTVPTTDQSSAEGTRFARQICSLLEFARARLLHLRRLELVKVVEKRTDSIVFPNALEWKPYQVPNSPISISLSDEPLPELAKDFLEQCLVSATNFDKNYLGFMYTLVAANQMARRHRTAARRRQEIAEILLQRGDKTHAARAFKIIADSFSNDNWDGSSFVFLFGLAVIQRDLCTPEEYLRTLIRCFSHRSSSIAPIEALNVLQEDMVGIITRRVDSTSDSFGYTTTAPSMFSTVMTFVDADSLATSKSEDKLNKRLVNVGETTSVFVALRSFLPHEIRVDNVSLDIVQFKTYVSAVEDAVALKSKDAFKILNLGPTCLSSGTNNLRFDWLPLASGQFIAASVTIHWMGVKFAYPANKILKPTLRVDVVPCQPSQSINCTPTFLLPGHEQVLRIGFNTGSDVVKAGTLQLIGSPGLSFIPLDQNPDTDKWVSSCSLPIPHSSSNETLSFSVLVRSSPIDKLSSGVSPQSLHVKLTTSFEIARPDSLQQENPLPNEISIMPNSLENIIMALGEAPLALLGAHFDLPHGDTGILNISVKSHVPELLTIKKWSLKMPDSLTLVPNGDLNSGQLNQQVCNGDTLAFGFLCQSSSSQFPVSGQNGHFSLSIELDDQSGTAFVENLEFFLKPIAFPAHSIILPVSISVRASKHNGVVGSRISLFYSVDENDLLLCEHDVFYAVDTESIDWIVCGKTEGILKVEGGRSLDFSVEAIPTRPGSIASYPHVTLRLNSKTMDDISTFFQVSLVGDSEFKATSPAIYPCVAFMSSKKNLTTI; the protein is encoded by the coding sequence ATGTCTTCTGTAGCGGCAGCTCCCGAAACGTCTACAGCAGCTGGTAACCCCGGAGACTCGGCAAATCTTCCGAGGGACGATTCTCCGAACACTGTATCGGACGAGAATCCTGACACCCCGGAACCCGAGCGCTCGGATGAGGGCACAATCGTATATGATATCATGGCAGCAGGATTTGCATCGATACAAAGTCGACAACAGAAATACCAAGATATGGATGAAAGTGCGCGAGTCAAACAGGAGAAGCAAGCGATCAACAATTGTGCCGTAGTCAGCTTTGTCGATCCATCATCTTCCCCTGGTAATTTTGTAGCGGCCTCTGGGAAGCAGATTCCTGGAAATGTCTCACTGGAGCTTTACAAAAAAGTGGAAGTCATTCTTCAACGCGATTATGCTTCCCGATTGACTTATGTTCAATATCAGCACTTTCGCAGCGGAGCGAACGGCATGATTGAGAGTTTGCCAATTCGGCCAATCCTAAGTCTCGGAGGCCTTGCTTTGACTACAAACGCCCCTTGGGACGATACAAGTAGCACTACTCTGGATCCGCAGGATCCAACGGAATGGCACAATGCTCCTTATTGTCATATTTACCTCGCAGGATGTGAGAGTTTGGAGGATTACCGGAATAAAGTCAAGCCTTCCCTCAAAGCGTTTGTCAGTCAGCTAAATGCTTTAGCCATCGAACAGAAAAAAGCTTCGGGTTCTGAAAGCCCTTCTTCTCGCAAAGAAAACACGTCGCATTATGTTATTGTTTTCGTCCCGACGGGTTCAAATATGGATGAGACTCTCCGTCCGGCAGCTCGTGTCGGCGCTGCATTATCGAGATTTTCCGCGCGCAGTCGTAAGGTAACGTCCTCTGCGGGCTCCGAGATGCAGGCCGAATCGGCTCACAGTGGCGGTGCTGATAGCTCAGATATGGGCAGTGAACCGGATCTGGAGACTATGGAACTGGGAAGCCAGCAGGTATCTTCCATTGCAAACCACTTGTCCAAAGTCGACCGAGAAATTGCAAGACGCTTCGTCCTGGACTTTCCACATGGCAAGATTTGTACGTTGAGTACCTTAATAGCAGAGGGTCATGACGAAGTCGACGATCGGCGCAAGCTTGAGTGGAGCGCTTTCATGAAGGCTATGGGGTCCTCGATTGCCGAAGGTTTTGCAGAACGCTGCCGACGGTATGATGAGTATCTCCGCAAGGTTGATTCTGAACGTGCTTTGTCGTCGCAGAAAGCGAAGACAGGCAAAGGTTTTGATCTGACGCATTTTTTTCTAGTGAAAGAGAGCTACGCAATATCGTATGAACAAATGCAACTGGTTTCGGAGGCTCTCCTCCAGTACAACGAACTTCGAGCGTTCATTCCTGATATAAAATCAACGGAAATCCAAAATTCAAAGGACAATCCAGCGACAAGCAATCGTGAAATGAAACTACTGGAGAACTACGCATTAGCCGGACGACCTCTCGCATTTCGCCGCATGTTCCGAACACACTTGGAACTCGATGCGGTTGCTCCTGTGCTAGAACAGTATGTGTTTTCCCGTGAAGTAGCTTTGTTGTTCAAAATTGGGGACCCCGTGGCAGTTGTAGAGAGGTCATTGGCGTTCGTGAATGCTATGTTTCAGTTCAAAGGCCGGCAGGTCGCAGCGTGTGATGGTGAAGAACAGCATCTTCGGAGAATTGATACAGAGCGATGGGcttttggattttgttgGGACCTTAAAAGAGCGTCACAGAATTTGCTAGTTCTCGACTCCACAGTCCCGACAACTGACCAATCTAGTGCGGAAGGTACAAGATTTGCGCGCCAAATTTGCAGTCTGTTAGAATTTGCGCGAGCTAGACTACTCCACTTACGCCGATTAGAGCTGGTTAAGGTAGTGGAAAAACGAACCGATTCAATCGTTTTCCCTAATGCTCTGGAATGGAAACCATACCAAGTCCCTAACTCACCCATTTCGATTTCATTAAGCGACGAACCCTTACCTGAACTAGCGAAGGACTTTCTTGAGCAGTGCCTTGTGTCGGCGACCAACTTCGATAAGAATTACCTCGGATTCATGTACACGCTGGTAGCTGCAAATCAAATGGCTCGGCGACATCGAACCGCCGCTCGGAGAAGACAAGAGATTGCAGAGATTCTTTTGCAAAGAGGAGACAAAACACATGCCGCGCGAGCGTTCAAGATTATCGCTGACAGTTTTTCAAATGATAATTGGGATGGGTCCTCGTTCGTCTTTCTGTTTGGACTGGCTGTTATTCAACGAGACTTGTGCACTCCAGAAGAGTATCTTCGAACGTTAATAAGATGCTTCAGCCATCGTTCTTCTTCTATTGCCCCCATAGAAGCCCTGAACGTCCTTCAAGAAGACATGGTTGGAATCATTACGAGGAGGGTGGACTCGACGTCTGATTCGTTCGGGTATACGACCACAGCACCAAGCATGTTCAGTACAGTGATGACTTTCGTTGATGCAGACTCCCTGGCTACGAGTAAGAGTGAAGACAAGCTTAACAAGAGGCTGGTCAATGTTGGTGAGACAACAAGTGTCTTTGTCGCTCTACGAAGCTTCTTGCCACATGAAATTCGAGTCGACAATGTTTCGCTCGACATAGTGCAATTTAAGACATATGTCTCGGCAGTCGAGGATGCAGTGGCGCTAAAAAGCAAAGATGCATTTAAAATTCTGAATCTTGGACCTACCTGTCTTTCTTCAGGAACGAACAATTTAAGGTTCGATTGGCTGCCTTTGGCTTCCGGTCAATTCATTGCCGCTTCTGTCACAATTCATTGGATGGGGGTCAAGTTTGCGTACCCTGCCAACAAAATCTTAAAGCCGACGTTGCGCGTTGATGTTGTTCCCTGTCAACCATCGCAATCAATTAATTGTACCCCAACCTTCCTGCTTCCTGGTCACGAACAGGTTCTTCGAATTGGTTTTAACACAGGCTCGGATGTCGTCAAAGCGGGTACTTTACAGTTGATCGGATCACCAGGCCTATCATTTATTCCGCTGGACCAGAATCCTGATACGGACAAGTGGGTGTCATCGTGTTCGTTGCCTATCCCCCACTCTTCCTCCAACGAGACACTCAGTTTCAGTGTACTTGTAAGGTCATCTCCGATTGACAAGCTTTCTTCTGGTGTGTCGCCACAGTCGCTGCATGTCAAACTTACTACCTCCTTTGAGATAGCGCGTCCGGACTCTCTCCAGCAGGAAAATCCTCTACCAAATGAGATCTCAATCATGCCGAATTCTTTGGAGAATATTATAATGGCTCTTGGTGAGGCACCTTTGGCACTTCTAGGCGCTCATTTCGATCTGCCCCATGGTGACACGGGGATACTGAATATCTCCGTTAAAAGCCATGTACCAGAGCTCCTGACCATCAAAAAGTGGTCGTTAAAAATGCCCGACTCCCTGACATTAGTACCAAATGGGGACTTAAACAGTGGACAACTGAATCAGCAGGTTTGCAACGGTGACACACTAGCATTCGGATTCCTCTGTCAGTCCTCTTCATCACAATTCCCTGTTTCTGGTCAAAACGGTCACTTTTCACTTTCAATCGAGCTTGATGATCAATCCGGCACAGCATTCGTTGAGAATCTGGAATTCTTCTTGAAACCAATTGCATTCCCAGCTCATTCGATAATACTACCTGTATCGATATCGGTCCGTGCCTCGAAACACAATGGAGTTGTTGGTTCTCGTATTAGCCTATTTTACAGCGTTGATGAGAACGATCTGTTGTTGTGTGAACATGATGTCTTCTATGCAGTTGACACGGAGAGCATAGACTGGATTGTATGCGGCAAAACGGAAGGGATACTCAAGGTAGAGGGTGGAAGATCACTGGATTTTTCAGTTGAAGCTATACCGACGCGACCGGGTAGTATTGCGTCGTATCCCCACGTCACTCTTCGTTTGAACTCCAAAACGATGGACGACATCAGCACTTTTTTCCAGGTATCTCTGGTTGGGGACTCTGAATTCAAAGCAACGAGCCCAGCTATCTATCCTTGTGTTGCGTTTATGTCGAGCAAAAAGAATTTAACTACAATATAG
- the Lhcr8 gene encoding protein fucoxanthin chlorophyll a/c protein, whose amino-acid sequence MKFCLAIASFAASASAFAPSPQNSQNSRTQTSLNNDLWGQPPSDGKEKSKALPFANRPKLLDGSMPGDVGFDPFGFAGADKASLMYMREAEIKHCRLAMLAVAGWVFAELFDKPIADAVGLPTALTKSGASPSILNGGLEKIDIAYWLAVVTLAGIVEIENSKVKEDKGKDYILGDCGFDPIGLYPKEKSEQFAMQTKELKNGRLAMMAKHSYLGLA is encoded by the exons atgaaatTTTGCCTTGCTATTGCCTCCTTTGCAGCATCGGCCTCGGCCTTTGCTCCTTCTCCGCAGAACAGCCAGAACAGCCGGACACAAACCAGTCTGAACAACGACCTCTGGGGACAGCCTCCTTCGGACGGTAAGGAGAAATCCAAAGCTCTTCCATTCGCCAACCGACCCAAGCTACTCGACGGAAGTATGCCTGGAGACGTCGGCTTTGACCCGTTTGGTTTCGCCGGCGCCGATAAAGCTAGCCTCATGTATATGCGCGAGGCTGAAATCAAGCATTGCCGTTTGGCCATGTTGGCCGTCGCCGGATGGGTCTTTGCTGAGCTGTTTGATAAG CCTATTGCCGATGCCGTCGGTCTTCCAACGGCCCTTACAAAGTCGGGAGCAAGTCCTTCAATTCTAAATGGAGGCCTGGAGAAAATTGATATCGCTTATTGGCTGGCCGTTGTCACGCTTGCAGGGATTGTCGAAATTGAGAATTCCAAGGTTAAGGAAGACAAGGGAAAGGACTACATTCTTGGCGACTGCGGCTTTGATCCTATTGGTCTTTACCCGAAGGAAAAATCGGAGCAATTCGCTATGCAGACCAAAGAACTGAAGAATGGACGCCTTGCTATGATGGCCA AACACAGCTATCTTGGTTTGGCATAG
- a CDS encoding predicted protein, with translation WRKELARHLDSASFASLASFVAKERLVNTVYPPVADTWSALNLTPLDQVRVVIIGQDPYHGPGQAHGLCFSVLPGQAIPPSLKNVYRELNEDSQIKFLMPRHGHLIRWAKQGVLMLNACMSVRRGEANSHQKKGWENLTDEIVRAVDRQSKKSGQRVVFLLWGKPATAKAQALIGSNSSVNRHVVICTSHPSPLGARKTNQPFLGSKCFSRCNQALTEMGCGAIDWNVDD, from the exons TGGAGAAAAGAGCTTGCACGACATCTCGATTCCGCTAGTTTTGCTTCACTCGCCAGCTTCGTTGCCAAGGAACGTTTGGTAAACACAGTCTACCCTCCAGTAGCCGACACGTGGTCGGCACTGAATTTGACTCCATTAGATCAAGTCCGGGTTGTCATCATTGGACAAG ATCCCTACCACGGTCCCGGGCAAGCCCATGGCCTGTGTTTTTCGGTTCTTCCGGGACAAGCGATCCCGCCATCCCTAAAAAATGTTTACAGGGAATTGAATGAAGATTCGCAGATCAAGTTTTTGATGCCACGACACGGACATCTGATCAGATGGGCCAAACAAGGAGTACTCATG CTGAATGCTTGTATGTCTGTTCGTCGTGGCGAGGCAAACTCGCACCAAAAGAAAGGGTGGGAAAACTTGACGGACGAAATAGTCCGGGCAGTGGACCGTCAGAGCAAGAAAAGCGGTCAAAGGGTGGTATTTCTACTCTGGGGAAAGCCCGCCACAGCCAAGGCACAAGCTTTGATCGGCTCCAACTCATCCGTGAATCGGCACGTTGTTATTTGCACGAGCCATCCCAGTCCTCTAGGCGCACGGAAAACGAATCAACCTTTTCTAGGAAGCAAGTGCTTCAGTCGATGCAACCAGGCTTTGACAGAGATGGGCTGTGGCGCAATTGACTGGAACGTCGACGACTAA
- a CDS encoding predicted protein, whose product MRSARLRELPLTRNRLALNSYRSTTRIKCVSYRSASGNCLTKEREEIKQEAAAMTRSLYRTCIRSVRVIRQGNEHDEAEFRKREEDEMESSSKSGRVSMISMLPPVDRDDELRSRSEYYLSYARENFVQESDCLDFDKWNRQQVLRFLHYLKNGDEQRKWLLADMRFKDPFTDAFDGERVKAFENLAMQHIMRLDEAMNDSLPAAERSQMMQQPVSSVQDENSEEEYSWTDDEEEEDGTSPPEWLHKYRGH is encoded by the coding sequence ATGCGTTCTGCTCGCTTAAGGGAACTTCCGTTGACACGAAACCGACTGGCCTTGAATTCTTACCGGTCCACAACACGCATAAAATGTGTCTCTTATCGTTCTGCGAGCGGCAATTGCTTAACAAAAGAGCGCGAGGAAATCAAGCAAGAAGCAGCTGCAATGACGAGATCGCTTTATCGGACTTGTATACGCTCAGTGCGAGTGATCCGACAGGGCAACGAACATGACGAAGCGGAATTTCGAAAACGTGAAGAGGATGAGATGGAATCTTCATCAAAGAGTGGTCGCGTCAGCATGATTTCTATGCTACCACCTGTTGATCGGGACGACGAACTACGATCTAGAAGTGAGTACTATTTATCGTATGCAAGGGAAAACTTTGTGCAAGAGTCGGACTGCCTTGATTTTGACAAGTGGAATCGGCAGCAAGTGTTGAGATTCTTGCATTATCTGAAAAATGGAGATGAGCAACGGAAATGGCTTTTAGCAGACATGCGGTTCAAGGATCCATTTACCGATGCATTTGATGGAGAACGGGTAAAAGCCTTTGAAAATCTTGCCATGCAGCATATAATGCGTCTCGACGAGGCCATGAACGATTCTCTTCCCGCTGCGGAGCGTAGCCAAATGATGCAGCAGCCGGTCTCTTCTGTCCAAGATGAAAATAGTGAGGAGGAATATTCTTGGAcggatgacgaagaggaggaagacggCACAAGCCCCCCTGAGTGGTTGCACAAGTATCGCGGACACTAG
- a CDS encoding predicted protein, giving the protein MPSPVTQDGRTVPSVSAATFLATVASLPVWALTVLPLSLFYQAGKVIMKPVLPKAEQPRLDTGYHVSDSDILPRRERKYDMVVLGATGFTGRLAVRHLAKTYGVNKSVKWAIAGRSEAKLDKVKRELADELDIQEVESIDTIIVDTTRTSSMPALVKQARCVATTAGPFALFGSPVVEFCAKFGTHYVDITGESDWVKAMIMKWGETAQKSGARLVTFCGHDSVPWDLSVMKLQEALQKEFKDDLTSVTFWDEAVGGAPGGTIATLFSAVDGKSVKAPHADFDPFLRLMNGEKSEYVCRSDGPTWIHKSKSPWDDTGAWFGRWTTPFIMAQVNGAVVRWSHALREQGSKSLTYTEFAVTKDFKTAFVNHVGLIIVGSMMLNPLTSGLLKKYVFPKVGEGPSMKNMEDKHYLCIFGEGIGINGNRAESIMYFDKDAGCLETSRMLVESGLCLALEEDKVPAKHGGFWPPAAGLGNVLLKRLLETGTSFEARAISEASVRHSLE; this is encoded by the coding sequence ATGCCTTCTCCCGTGACGCAAGACGGCCGAACGGTTCCTTCCGTTTCGGCTGCGACGTTTCTCGCAACTGTCGCTTCGCTTCCAGTATGGGCCTTGACAGTTTTGCCCCTTTCTCTATTCTACCAGGCGGGCAAGGTAATCATGAAGCCTGTATTGCCCAAAGCGGAACAACCTAGGCTTGATACCGGCTATCACGTGAGCGATTCCGACATATTGCCACGGCGGGAACGCAAATACGACATGGTTGTGCTGGGTGCTACAGGATTTACGGGAAGACTCGCCGTTCGGCACCTGGCAAAAACCTATGGTGTGAACAAATCTGTTAAATGGGCCATCGCTGGACGATCTGAAGCGAAATTAGATAAAGTCAAAAGGGAGTTAGCTGACGAACTAGACATTCAGGAGGTTGAATCCATCGATACCATTATAGTTGATACAACAAGAACTTCATCGATGCCGGCACTGGTTAAACAGGCCCGGTGTGTGGCTACAACGGCCGGGCCgtttgctttgtttggaaGTCCGGTTGTGGAGTTTTGCGCCAAATTCGGCACCCACTATGTCGACATTACGGGAGAGAGCGATTGGGTCAAGGCGATGATCATGAAGTGGGGCGAAACGGCACAAAAATCCGGGGCCAGGTTGGTAACTTTCTGCGGACATGATTCCGTTCCATGGGATCTGAGTGTCATGAAGCTGCAGGAAGCTCTTCAGAAAGAATTCAAAGACGATTTAACGAGTGTAACGTTCTGGGATGAAGCTGTTGGTGGAGCTCCCGGTGGTACGATTGCAACGCTTTTCTCTGCAGTAGATGGCAAAAGTGTCAAGGCTCCACACGCTGACTTTGATCCTTTCCTGAGATTGATGAATGGCGAAAAAAGCGAATACGTTTGTAGATCGGATGGGCCTACTTGGATTCACAAGTCAAAATCACCGTGGGATGATACAGGCGCCTGGTTTGGGCGGTGGACGACGCCATTCATTATGGCTCAAGTCAACGGGGCTGTCGTTCGCTGGAGCCACGCTCTTCGGGAACAGGGCAGCAAATCTCTTACTTACACTGAGTTTGCAGTGACGAAAGACTTCAAGACGGCGTTCGTCAACCACGTTGGACTGATTATTGTCGGTTCCATGATGCTAAATCCTTTGACATCGGGTTTGCTAAAAAAGTATGTTTTCCCCAAGGTTGGCGAAGGTCCGTCGATGAAAAATatggaagacaaacattATTTGTGTATATTTGGTGAAGGAATCGGTATCAACGGGAACCGTGCTGAGTCCATCATGTATTTTGATAAGGATGCAGGTTGCCTCGAAACATCCCGCATGTTGGTGGAATCGGGACTGTGTCTAGCGTTGGAGGAAGATAAGGTGCCAGCAAAGCACGGAGGTTTCTGGCCGCCGGCGGCAGGTCTCGGCAATGTTCTATTGAAGAGATTGCTAGAAACTGGCACCAGCTTTGAGGCGAGAGCGATTTCGGAAGCGAGCGTGCGCCATTCGTTAGAGTAA